The genomic window GAGAACCCTTTCCAATTCAGACATCTGCATTTGTTAAAAGTGAAGCAGCTACAGCAATTCAGCCAGGCACATTAGAAATTAGCAGTCAAGTATTAGCTGAATATACTTATCTTCCATAGATTTTTAAACATAAAAAAAGCAATAACCAATTGGTTATTGCTTAAGTATCCATATGTATAGCCGCCTTTGCCGCCGATTTATATGGAGTTTCATACCTGCTCCTCCAGGTGGGTGTCCGCAATTACTGCCCAAACGTCCTCTCATTGGAGGCATGTTTTTCAAGTAATGGTGTTGAACTCCCTAAATAAATATAAAGGTTGAAACTTCATATACAAGCGTACAACGCAGCTTCTGTATCATTATAATACGTAATATCGCTGAAAACTTCAAGCGGAAGTTTTTTACAGGAAAGGATGTTTAAAAAGAACGATCACTTTCCAAATCATTTTTTAAGCACGAGATACGTATGTACCTTCTTCTGTATTGATAATTAATTTATCTCCTTGGTTGATGAAGAAAGGCACTTGAACGATTAGACCCGTTTCAAGCTTTGCCGGTTTAGAACCACCAGACGCTGTATCCCCTTTAATACCTGGTTCTGTCTCAATTACTTCCAATTCAACCGTATTTGGAAGCTCCACTCCTAAAGTTTCAGTATTATACATCAGAATATGAACTTCCATATTTTCTTTAAGAAATTTCAATTCATACTCAATCGCTGATGCCGGTAATTCAATTTGATCATATGATTCATTATCCATAAAAACATGCTGGTCCCCATTAGCATAAAGGTATTGCATTTTTCTATTATCAATTTGTGCTTTTGCAACTTTTTCACCTGCACGGAACGTTTTTTCCTGAACGTTTCCATTGCGAAGGTTACGTAGTTTGGAACGGACAAAAGCTGCACCTTTCCCTGGTTTTACGTGTTGGAAATCCATTACACGCCAAATACCGTTATCTACCTCGATGGTTAAGCCTGTACGAAAATCATTAACAGAAATCATCAAAAAATCCTCCTAATTGTCTACATGTCTTTGCTAGCTTGAGCACCAAATAGGGCTCATTCTAAACTTATTAAATTATAATATGATTAGTTCTTTTGTTGAATGCGTGAGCGATTCATTATGATCTTTTGTAATAACCGTATCGTCTTCAATTCGAACCCCGCCAAGTCCAGGGATATAAATGCCCGGCTCAACAGTTACGACCATACCAGGTTCAAGAATAATATCAGATTTGAAGGAGAGTGTTGGTCCTTCATGAACTTCTAATCCGATACCATGGCCAGTCGAGTGCCCGAAGTTTTCCCCATAACCCTTTTCAGTAATATAATCGCGTGTGAGAGCATCTGCTTCCTTTCCGCTCATTCCAGGCTTTATGCCATTCATTCCTCGCAACTGTGCTTGAAGAACGATATCATAAATTTCTTTAAGTTTGGCATCAGGCTCTCCAACTGCAAGAGTTCGGGTGATATCTGAAATATATCCATTATAATAGGCACCAAAATCTAATGTAACGAAATCGCCTTTTTCAATTACTTTGTCACTAGCTCTCCCATGTGGAAGTGCAGAACGATAGCCGGAAGCAACGATAATATCAAAAGAAGACGAAGCAGCTCCCGCTTTTCTCATAAAGAACTCTAATTCATTTGACACATCAAGCTCTGTGATGCCGGGACGAATGAATTCAAGAATATGTTTATATGCGGCATCCGCAATATCAGCTGCTGCCTTTAATATCTTAATCTCTGCCTCACTCTTTATCAAGCGTAACTTTTCAATTTCACCTGATACAGGAACTAATTCTCCATCCACTGCTTGTTCATAAGCTTTATAAGCGGAAAAAGTTAAATGGTCCTGTTCAAAACCAAGCTTTTTAATGCCCAGTTTCTTTGCTTGCTGGGCTACCTCAACGGGGATGGAGCCTGTATGTTTAACAATTTTATAGCCTTCACATTCCGCATTTGCCTGTTCGATATAGCGGAAATCAGTAATAAATTGTGCATCTTCCCCACTGATAAGTACAACGCCTGCAGAACCAGTAAAGTTTGTCATATAGCGGCGATTATATTCACTTGTGATTAGCATGCCATCAATACCTAACCGTTCAAAAACAGACTGAAGCTTCTGTAGCTTTTCCATTTTTTTCTTCTCTCCCTCTTAAGATAACTATTCCTATTACTCAAATAGAGAATATTTTGCTGAATGATTCACCAAGAACATTCTATCACAATTGAATTTATTTTAACTACCACGAAAATCCAAATTCTATTCACCTTTTCGTATTGGACGAGGGCAATTAGGATTTCGCCTCTTTTTCCCTTTTTTCCTTATATTTCACTTCGCCCTCCTCATAAGAAATCGTATATCCGACAAATACACCATATAATACATATAAACATATAGATGTAATAATCGTATTTCTCTCGAGTTCATTGTAAGGGTTTATACCAGGAAAAATCGGATTTAGCACAAAAAAGACTAACAAAAAAAGAAAAATCCCATAAAAAATCCCCACCCATATATTCAGAAACTTTCTAAGCAGGGCATAATAGATGAGGGCTGCAACAATAGAAATCGCACCTATTATGAGAAGGGAAATAACGGTTCCTAGCCAACTATCCTTCCAATCTCCAATTGTCCATGGATCTAATATAACCTTCGGATGTATTTCTGTTAAATTAATAAAATGTGTAAAGTATCCAATTCCACTCCAAAGTATCCCTCCTATTAGGCCTGTTAAAATAACTAGTGTCAAGAAAGACATTGGTTTATCATCGTGATTTTGATCAGTTTGCTTATCATCTGCCATTTTAGCCACCTCCATTTATATTATGTCCCTTTGCCATTATTCACTTGCATATTAAAATGAATTAAGCTGCTGATTGATACAATTTATCTATTTCAGCAGACATAAAAAAATTATTTAATATCAAATATCAGTCATTCCTAGAGGTTTTTTTGGATTTCTAGTAGAATAAAGATAGGTACATACAGCTTCAGTCGTAATCATATTTTGAACAAGTTTTTTCAAGCATACTTTATGTTTTGACTTAATGAGGTGGTTTTGAAATGCACCCTTGTTTAATTAGCTGTTAAATTCCGAGTTTAAATAATAGGTTGGTGCAATTACACATGTCAAAAAATCAAAAGCCTGTATACGGAGGTCAAGCGGTTGTAGAAGGAGTTATGTTTGGCGGAAAGCATAATTATGTCACTGCGGTTCGTCGTAAGGACGACTCCATAGAATACTTCGAGCTTCCCCGTAAATCGAATGCTTCTTTACAATTAATCAAAAAGATCCCATTTCTTCGAGGGATTGTGGCCATTATTGAGGCTAGCGCAAATGGCTCTAAGCACTTAAATTTTTCTACTGAAAGATATGATTTGGATCCCAGCGATGACGAAAAACTGAAAGAACAAGAAGGCTCTAAATTAACAATGTGGCTTGGTGTTGCTGCGGTTGGCGTTATTTCCTTTCTCTTTGGAAAGTTTATTTTTACTCTCGTTCCTGTTTTCTTAGCTGAGTTGACTAAGCCTGTTTTTCCCGGACATTTTGCACAAATCCTAGTCGAAGGCTTTTTTAAACTGCTGTTATTGCTCGCATATATATACTTTGTTTCATTAACACCTATCATCAAAAGAGTATTTCAGTATCATGGTGCAGAGCATAAAGTAATTAATGCTTTTGAAAACGGAAAAGAACTCACAGTAGAAAATGTTCAAGCCCAATCGAGACTGCATTACCGCTGTGGAAGCAGTTTCATATTATTCACAGTTATTATTGGTGTTTTTGTCTATTTACTCGTACCAACTGAACCATTATATGTACGTGTCCTCAACCGACTTGCTCTTATTCCTGTAGTACTCGGCATTTCATTCGAGGTACTGCAATTGACTAACAAAGTTAGAAATGTCCCTGTATTGAAATATTTAGGAATTCCAGGTCTTTGGCTGCAGCTTCTCACAACAAAGGAGCCAAAAGACGATCAAGTGGAAGTAGCAATTTTATCGTTTGAAAAATTATTAGAAAAAGAAAAAGCTTCTGAAGCGCGTTTAAAAACAGAAGAAATCGTTTAATTTTTAATGTTCGTAAGTTTAAAAGAATGGAAATATGCTCATCATGCTCATAGGGAGGTGGCTTTCTTGAAAAATCGGATTTCACTATTGGTTATCTCTGGTCTTATTCTCCTGGCTGTTTTAGGAGTGTCAACCAGCTTGATTGCAAATCCTGCCGGTTTTTTACGGAGAATAGCTGTCATTTTATTAGTTGGTGCTATCGTGTTTTACATCTTTCAACGTTTTTATAGAGCTAGCCCTAAAAAACAAGAGCAGCGAGCATTTATTCGTGCAGCAAAAAAGTCAAAGAGACGATTTCATCAGCCAGATGCTGGAAAAGGCAACAGTCGCAAGGCAAGCTCCGGTTCTTTAACTTCCATTAAAAGGACTAGAAAAAAATCTTCAACACATTTAACAGTAATTGAAGGAAAAAAGGGCAAAAAGAAAGATCGAGCTTCTCTTTAACTAGCTCGATCTTTTTATTTTATTAATAGCACCATTGTGAGAAGAATTGCTTCGTACATTTTTTACCTAAATCAACAAGTTGTTGCTTTTTCTCTGGGGTCAAATGAAATTCTGTCGTTAAAACTCCCTCTGTTGGGATAAAGATAATATTGCTAGCATGTTTTCTGGAAATATATCTAGAATCATGTGCCTCCTTCATCGTCTCAAATAATGCTTCAAACATTTGAATTGCATTTTTTATTTTATGCTGTGGATGCTCACTAAGGCTATGGCTCAATTGCACGCCTAACACTGGCCTGACTTTCTTGACATTATCTTTATCAAATAACCACATTGGAAAATTACTTAATACACCGCCATCAACGATGATATTTGCGCTGCGTTGTGTAAAGAGCTTTACTGGCTCGAAAAAATATGGAAGGCTGCAGCTCATGCGAATCGCTTTTGCAACCGAAAATGACCCAGGGTCAATTCCATACTTAATTAAGTCATCAGGCAATACGATAAGTTGACCATTCGTTAAATCTGACGCAATGACACGCAACGCTTGTGGAGGGAGATCCGAAAACTTCTTTACTCCCTTTGCCGCAAGCTTTTCAGCTAACCACTTTTCAAGTTCATCCCCTTTATATAAGCCTAGACGCCAAAAAAGAAAAATCCATTTTGTAACGGCAAAAGGAAAATATGTCTTTCGTGGATCAAGAAATTTTTCCAGTTGTAATTCATCAAGCAGTTCGTAAACCTCTTTACTAGAATAATTAGCCGCAATTAAAGACGCAATGATAGATCCGGCACTTGTACCTGCCAGTCTTTTAAAGCGAAAACCCCTTTTTTCGATTTCTTCATAGGCACCGATAAGCGCAAATCCTTTAATGCCTCCACCTGAAAAAACACCATCTATATACATGGCAGCCACCCCTATCGATGTATTAATACATCTTTAATCGATGGCTTTTGAATTTAGTACGGAGGACAATGTTAAAATTTCCAAAAAAAGAAGATGGGGCTTATCCCATCCTCTTTAATCAAATGTAATACTAATTTAACTAATTTTATAAACCGCATTTTAATTGGGCATTACAGTTCGTACAAGTATTACATCCGCCAATTTCTTCTACGTTACCTTTACGGCATACTGGGCAAGTGTTTCCAACCTCTGATCCAATTACGTTTGTTGAACGCAGGTCATTGATTGTATCAACAAGCACGACATGCTGTTTCGTTTTTTCTTTTTTGCCGAAGTTAGTTTCTTCAAAGCTGTTTTCTTCAGCTTTTAACGTTAGAACCTGTGAATCACGAGATCCGTCAACGTATACGGTTCCACCTTTTGCACCACCGCGATACAGGCGCTCATATACCTTTTCAACCTGCTCAACACTATAGCCTTTTGGTGCATTAACTGTTTTACTGATAGAGCTATCAATCCAGCGTTGGATTATACATTGAACATCCGCATGTGCTTCAGGTGCTAAATCCATCGCCGCAATAAACCAATCTGGCAGATTATTTGGATCTGCATCCGGATTCTTATCTAAGTACTCTTGAACAATATCAGCCTTCACTTCAATGAATTTACCAAGACGGCCACTTCTGAAGTAAGAGAAAGAGAAGTAAGGCTCAAGTCCTGTTGAAACACCAACCATTGTCCCTGTGGATCCAGTGGGAGCAACGGTTAGCAAATGCGAATTACGAATACCATTTTCAAGGATAGCTTCTCGGATATCCTCAGGCATTTTCTGCATGAATCCTGTCTCAGTAAAGGCTTTTCGCAATCTATTTGTTTCTTCTTCTGTTTCAGCAGTTAAGAATGGGAAGCTTCCCTTTTCTTTTGCGAGTTCTACTGAAGCACGGTAAGCTGTCGTTGCAATTGTTTCGAATACTTTATCTACTAGTTCATTGCCTTTTTCAGATCCGTATTCAGTCTCACAATAAATTAATAAGTCATGAAGACCCATTACACCAAGACCAACACGGCGCTCGCCAAGGGCTTGCTTTTTATTGTCTTCAAGGAAGTACGGAGTTGCATTAATGACATTATCCTGCATTCTGACTCCTACTTCGACTGTTCTCTTTAATTTTTCAAAGTTAACCGTTTTATTCTCTTTATCTGCCATCTCAGCTAAATTGACAGCAGCTAAATTACAAACACTATATGGTGCGAGAGGCTGCTCTCCGCATGGGTTTGTCGCTACTACCTTCTGTCCATACGCTTTAGCATTCGTCATTTCGTTAGCATTGTCGATGAAGAAAATGCCTGGCTCTGCTGAGTAAGTAGCGCAAATATTAATTAAGTTCCAAAGCTCTTTCGCCTTGATTTTACGATAAACTCGTACTTTATGACCGAGCTTTTCCCATTCGCGAACATCTCCAACCTTATGCCACTCTTCATTATAGATGCGCATTTCCTCTTTATCATAGCTTTCCACGTCAGGGAAGCGCAGCTCATATTCTGCATCATTTTCTACTGCATGCATAAATTCCTTTGTTAAGCATACTGAAATGTTGGCGCCTGTTAGGAATTCTGAATTGTGTACAGAATAAGAACCTCCAGTTTCAAGCTTATCCTCTGCATCATGAATAATCTTTTCACTAAATCCGCCATAGCCTGGAATGTTTTTATAATTAATTATTCCTTGGTACATAGCAATCTCTTGCTCAGTGAAAGGATTAAATTTCAATTTTTCTTTCGCATATTTCTTAATCATTTCATCATTTGTTGTTTCAAGAAGGAAACGTAAAATTCTTGGGTTTTGCATCTTTGAAATGATAAATTCAATGATGTCAGGGTGCCAGTCAGCCAGCATAATCATTTGCGCGCCGCGTCTTGACCCACCTTGCTCAACAAGATGTGTTAGCTTAGCAATATCATCCAGCCAAGAAACAGATCCAGATGATTTACCATTCACACCTTTAGCCAGTGTATTGCGCGGTCTTAAGGTTGAGCCGTTCGTTCCAACTCCACCGCCTCGGCTCATGATTTCCATTACTTGCTTGCGGTGTTCGGAAATACCTTCACGCGAGTCAGCGACAAATGGCATAACGTAACAATTAAAGTAAGTTACGTCTGTATCTGCACCTGCTCCATAAAGAACACGTCCAGCTGGGATAAAGTTTAGGCTCGCAAGCTCTTGATAGAACTTTTCAAACCACTCCTGTCTTTTTTCTTCTGTTTCTTCAACAGAAGCGAGGCCAGTTGCATTACGTTTCGCAATTTGCTCATAAAAAAGCTCTAGCGGTTTTTCAATCACATCTAGAGATCTCTTGATGATTCCTGTTTTTGCTTCTTCCGGGCCATCAAGCACTCCACGATAATCTTCTTCCACTAGAACTGATGCTGCTTTGTTTTCCCAATCAATATCTAAAATGTAACCAAGCCCTCTGGCAGGGAATTTTGGATCTTCTTTAATGGTGAGTACGACAAAGTCCCCATTAGTTAACGTGATTTTCTCCGTATCCTTAAATGTGTACCTATCAAGCATAACTAAACGGGAGACCCCTTTGTGGGTCATTTTCATATCTGAGGTGATAGGATGAACCTGAGGAAATAATCGGATGTCCTGGTTTAAACGATCAATATTTAAACTCATTTTTTGTCCTAATGCTACAGACATTTTTACAACTCCTTCAAAAGAAAATATTCAATTTTAATATTAAACTAGGATTTGGTAGATTCTAGTTGTTTTTATTAATACAATAAAGGTATCATATCAAATATGTAAAATCAATAAAAAAAATCTATATATAGTAGTGAAAATATTTCTCGCACTACTACATATTGTGTTTGAATCATGTTTATTTTTTTTTGTCAAAATCAAAAAAAACTAGAATCAGGAGAAAATAAAAGATAATATGAGTTTATAGACAGATTTAGACAAAATTTAATATATTTCGCGACTTGCATTTATTCTGCACAAAAAAGGATGACTCAAATTAAAAGAGTCATCCTCTATAAAATCCATTTATTTCTCTTCATCTTTAGGAATAAAGTCAAAAATCTTCCCTGAATCAAAACTGTCAACTAATCGATTTAGCCATTCATAATAGCGAAGTGCATCCTTCATTTTCTCAATATCAATACTGGCAGCGCGACGAATTTCCTCATCTGTTGCTTCAGAGTTAACTAATGTCTCAAGCTCTTTTAATGATTTTTTCATGGCTGATACATTCATTGATATTCCCGCCCTCCATTTTATCGAAAAAAAGTCGATGAAGGTTTGATACCAATCTTCCTCTGCTTGATACAGATCCTTTCTAATTCCCTTTTTCCAAATCTTTTCTACCATCTTAAGTTCAAGCAACGTTCGGACAGAAGTACTCATACTTGTTTTGCTCATACCGAGCTCTTCTTTCATTTCATCAAGCGTCAATGGCTGATCGTGAAAGTACAACATCCCATACAATCGACCAACCGAATCAGTAACACCATATAAGTTCATATTCATGGCAATCGTTTCAATGACACGCTCACGCGCATGCTCAAGCTGTTCTTTTCCATTCATGTAAACATTCACATCCATAAATGTAAATTTGTTATAAAAAACCTTACCTTTGAAAAATGGCGATCATTTTATCGCAGAAAAACGGGCTGTAAGACCCTCACTGATTGAAGTTTCACTTTATAGACTATCATGTTTTTTTTGAAAGTAAAGCAGCTCCCTATTAAGGAAACGGCAGTAAATGAAAGGAATTGTAAGGAAACAGTAAGTACAGTACGTTCAGTTTTTCCTGTACAAACTTTATGGATATATATGGGGGAATATCAGCTTTGCCCTTTATCTTCTAATACTTATACAATTAAAAGGTCTTAATGAACGGCGTGAATATATGAGCGAGGTGATTGTTTTGAGTGATGAAAACGCAAAATTAAGCGTAAAAAATGTAACAAAAATATTTGGAAGGAATGGAAAAAAAGCATTACAGCTTCTTAATGAAGGAAACAGCAAAAGTGAAATTCTAAAAAAAACCGGAGCAACTGTTGGGGTTAATCAGGCAAGTTTTCATGTGTATGCTGGAGAAATCTTTGTCATTATGGGACTTTCAGGAAGCGGTAAATCCACATTAGTTCGTATGCTTAACCGACTTATTGACCCAACTGTTGGCGAAGTTTTAATAGATGGTAAGGATATTACGAAAATGAAGAAAGATGAGCTAAGAGAAGTTCGCAGAAAAAAAATCAGTATGGTTTTTCAAAAATTTGCGCTTCTTCCACATCGGACTGTGCTCGAAAATACAGAGTACGGTTTAGAAATTCAAGGGGTAAATAAGGAAGAAAGAAAACAAAAAGCAATTAATGCCCTAAAACTTGTAAATCTTGAAGGATATGAAAACCAATTCCCTGATCAGTTGAGCGGAGGAATGCAGCAGCGAGTCGGGTTGGCCAGAGCGCTCGCAAACGACCCGGATATTTTATTAATGGATGAGGCCTTTAGCGCATTGGATCCATTAATTCGGAAGGATATGCAAGACGAATTAACAGAGCTTCAATCAAAAATGGAAAAAACAATTGTATTTATCACCCATGATTTAGATGAGGCTCTTAGAATCGGTGATCGTATTGCATTAATGAAAGATGGAGAGATCGTACAAATTGGCACCCCTGAAGAAATATTAATGAAACCTTCGAACAAGTATGTTGAACGATTTGTCGAAGATGTTGATTTATCGAAAGTCTTGACGGCAAACCATGTTATGAAGAGAGCCGAAACCGTACAAATCGATAAAGGCCCTCGAGTTGCGCTGCAAATGATGAGAGAGCTTGGAATTTCTAGTATTTATGCAGTAGATAGGAAAAAATCTCTCCTTGGTGCTATTCATGCAGCAGATGCAAAGTCTGCTGCCGATAAAGGCCAATCTCTGCTTAACATTCTCGATATTAATGTAAAAAAGGTTCCAGGAGATACTTTGTTAGCAAACCTGTTCGATAAAGTATCGACCGCCACGATTCCAGTTGCCGTTGTGGACGAAAATGATCGCCTCCTAGGCATACTTGTCCGAGGTGCTGTAATAGGGGCATTAGCAGGCAATAATGACGTAATTAATGATTTTGAACAGGCAAGAGAGGAAGCGGCTGTAAGTCAAACTGATAAAGGGGTGGTGATCAAATGGAAAGCATAATGCCAAAACTGCCGATTGCGAAATGGATGGATCACTTTGTTGATTGGCTGACAATCACCTTTGAAGCTGCTTTTGATGGGATTACTAAAGTACTTGAAAGTGTTGTTAATGGCTTAGTTGCAGGTCTAAGTTTTATTCCCTTCTATATATTTATTATTCTACTAACAATACTTGCTTGGAAGCTATCATCAAAAGGAATGGCACTGTTTACTTTTATTGGCTTGTTCCTAATCTATAACTTAGGCTATTGGGAGCCGATGCTTGAAACACTTGCGCTAGTATTGGCAGCCGTATTCCTGTCTGTACTCATCGGGGTTCCTGCAGGAATTTGGGCTTCACAGAGTAAAAGGGTAAAGCAGATTGTAACGCCAATTTTAGACTTTATGCAAACGATGCCTGCCTTCGTCTATTTAATTCCTGCTATCTTCTTCTTTAATATTGGTGTCGTTCCTGGAGTTGTAGCATCCGTTATTTTTGCTATGCCGCCAACGATAAGATTAACGATACTCGGCATTCAACAAGTCCCTGCAGATATTATCGAAGCGACTGAAAGCTTTGGTTCTACAACAAGCCAACGTCTCATGAAAGTTCAGCTGCCTCTAGCCATGCCTACGATCATGGCAGGGATTAACCAAAGCATCATGCTTGCGCTTTCAATGGTCGTAATCGCATCAATGGTAGGTGCACCAGGATTAGGTGCTGATGTTTATCGTGCAGTTACACAGATTCAAATCGGCAAAGGTTTTGAGGCTGGTCTTGCGATCGTGGTTATCGCCATTATCCTTGACCGGATGACCCAAAATATAGGAATAAAAAAACAAGGGGGAAATATGTAATGAATAAAAAATGGATGTCTGCATTAATGATTCCTGTCCTCGCATTAGGACTAGCTGCTTGCGGCACAGACAAGGCTGACAGTAACGAGAATGAGACAGAAAAAGGAGCTTCAAATCAATCTGTAGGTGAAAGTGTTGATTACAAAATCATCGGGATTGATCCAGGCGCAGGAATAATGAAAGCATCAGAAGCTGCTGTTAAGGAATATGAGCTAAATGACTGGGATGTCGTTGAAGGTTCAGGTGCTGCAATGACTGCAGCATTAAAAAAGGCCTATGCCAAGGAAGAACCAATCATAATTACTGGCTGGACGCCACATTGGAAATTCTCTAAATTTGATTTGAAATATTTAGAAGATCCTAAAGGTGTTTACGGCGGGGAAGAGAATATTCATACCATTGCGCGTTTAGGGCTTGCTGATGATCACCCATCAGCCTACAAGTTTCTTGATCAGTTCAATTGGACTTCAGAAGAAATGGGAGATGTCATGGTTAAAGTGACAGATGGCGAAGATCCCGAAAAAGCTGCCAAAGCTTGGGTTGAGGCAAATGCTGACAAAGTAGCCGATTGGACTGAAGGTGTAGAAAAAGTAGATGGTGATAAAATTACCCTTGGCTATGTTGCATGGGACAGTGAAATCGCTAGTACTAACGTAATTGCAACTGTGTTAACAGACCTTGGTTATGATGTTACACTTCGCCAGATTGAAGCTGGACCTCTATGGGCCGGTGTTGCTGACGGAAGCTTAGACGCAAGTGTTGCTGCTTGGCTGCCTGTCACACATGCTGATTACAATGAAAAATTTGATGGCAAATTCGAAGACTTAGGTTCGAATATGGAAGGGACAAAAATTGGGTTAGTCGTTCCCACCTATATGGAAATCGATTCTATTGAAGATTTGAAAAAATAACCATATTAAAAGACAATGCCAACACGGCATTGTCTTTTTTTTCCATTATTAACACATCACGTTTCCGCTCTGTAGGCGGTTTTTCTATAGATGGGTCGTAAAACATTTATCCTACTTGCACTTCTTTTTGCATCTGACTCTCTACCATTTTAACGAATAGTTGAAGAAAACGAGTATCAGAAGTTAACTCTGGATGGAAAGCACAAGCAAGAACATTCCCTTCTCTTGCCGCAACAATTTTCTCATCATGTTTTGCTAAAACCTCTACATTTTCGCCCGCAATTTCAATATAAGGTGCACGAATAAAAACAGCCTTATAAGGATCGTCAATACCAGCTATATTAAGATCTGCTTCAAAGCTGGCAATTTGTCGGCCAAACGCATTTCTCTTTACAGTAATATCCATAATCTTCAGGTGGGATTTTTCTGAATCAACAAGTTCCTTAGCAACTAATACCATACCAGCGCAAGTTCCAAAAATGGGTTTTCCAGCCGTGTAGAATTCTATTAATGGATCGAAAAAATTGTAGCGGTCGATAAGATTTCGCATCGCTGTACTCTCACCGCCAGGGAGAATTAGTCCATTAATTTGTTCAAGCTGCTCTGGTTTCTTTACAACAACAGCCTTTAATCCCAAGGTTTCAATTTGTTTTACATGCTCGGCAACGGCACCCTGCAGCCCTAAAACCCCGATTGTTGTCATATTACCATCCACGCTCCTGCATTCTGTCTTCAAGAGACAGCTTGGAAATATCAATTCCTTTCATTGCAGCTCCTAGCTCTTTTGAAAGCTTCCCAATTA from Bacillus sp. DTU_2020_1000418_1_SI_GHA_SEK_038 includes these protein-coding regions:
- the proV gene encoding glycine betaine/L-proline ABC transporter ATP-binding protein ProV, which encodes MVLSDENAKLSVKNVTKIFGRNGKKALQLLNEGNSKSEILKKTGATVGVNQASFHVYAGEIFVIMGLSGSGKSTLVRMLNRLIDPTVGEVLIDGKDITKMKKDELREVRRKKISMVFQKFALLPHRTVLENTEYGLEIQGVNKEERKQKAINALKLVNLEGYENQFPDQLSGGMQQRVGLARALANDPDILLMDEAFSALDPLIRKDMQDELTELQSKMEKTIVFITHDLDEALRIGDRIALMKDGEIVQIGTPEEILMKPSNKYVERFVEDVDLSKVLTANHVMKRAETVQIDKGPRVALQMMRELGISSIYAVDRKKSLLGAIHAADAKSAADKGQSLLNILDINVKKVPGDTLLANLFDKVSTATIPVAVVDENDRLLGILVRGAVIGALAGNNDVINDFEQAREEAAVSQTDKGVVIKWKA
- a CDS encoding GbsR/MarR family transcriptional regulator; translated protein: MNGKEQLEHARERVIETIAMNMNLYGVTDSVGRLYGMLYFHDQPLTLDEMKEELGMSKTSMSTSVRTLLELKMVEKIWKKGIRKDLYQAEEDWYQTFIDFFSIKWRAGISMNVSAMKKSLKELETLVNSEATDEEIRRAASIDIEKMKDALRYYEWLNRLVDSFDSGKIFDFIPKDEEK
- a CDS encoding glycine betaine ABC transporter substrate-binding protein produces the protein MNKKWMSALMIPVLALGLAACGTDKADSNENETEKGASNQSVGESVDYKIIGIDPGAGIMKASEAAVKEYELNDWDVVEGSGAAMTAALKKAYAKEEPIIITGWTPHWKFSKFDLKYLEDPKGVYGGEENIHTIARLGLADDHPSAYKFLDQFNWTSEEMGDVMVKVTDGEDPEKAAKAWVEANADKVADWTEGVEKVDGDKITLGYVAWDSEIASTNVIATVLTDLGYDVTLRQIEAGPLWAGVADGSLDASVAAWLPVTHADYNEKFDGKFEDLGSNMEGTKIGLVVPTYMEIDSIEDLKK
- a CDS encoding proline/glycine betaine ABC transporter permease — encoded protein: MESIMPKLPIAKWMDHFVDWLTITFEAAFDGITKVLESVVNGLVAGLSFIPFYIFIILLTILAWKLSSKGMALFTFIGLFLIYNLGYWEPMLETLALVLAAVFLSVLIGVPAGIWASQSKRVKQIVTPILDFMQTMPAFVYLIPAIFFFNIGVVPGVVASVIFAMPPTIRLTILGIQQVPADIIEATESFGSTTSQRLMKVQLPLAMPTIMAGINQSIMLALSMVVIASMVGAPGLGADVYRAVTQIQIGKGFEAGLAIVVIAIILDRMTQNIGIKKQGGNM
- the pdxT gene encoding pyridoxal 5'-phosphate synthase glutaminase subunit PdxT, with the protein product MTTIGVLGLQGAVAEHVKQIETLGLKAVVVKKPEQLEQINGLILPGGESTAMRNLIDRYNFFDPLIEFYTAGKPIFGTCAGMVLVAKELVDSEKSHLKIMDITVKRNAFGRQIASFEADLNIAGIDDPYKAVFIRAPYIEIAGENVEVLAKHDEKIVAAREGNVLACAFHPELTSDTRFLQLFVKMVESQMQKEVQVG